The window GCGCGTCAACGCGCTGGTGCCGCTGCTCCTCGTCCAGGCGGCGCTGCCGGCGCTCGCCGCCACCCGCGGCGCCGTCCTCAACATCGGCAGCATCAACGCCTGGAGCGGCGAGCCCAACCTCCTCCCCTACTCGATGTCGAAAGGCGCGCTGGCGACGCTGACGCGCAACCTCGGCGACGTGCTGTTCCGCGAGGAGGGGATCCGCGTCAACCAAATCAACCCCGGCTGGGTGCTCACGGAGAACGAATCTTCGCGGAAACGGAGCCAGGGGTTCGAGGCCGAATGGGAGCGGCGGATCCCGCGCGAATTCGCCCCGTCGGGGCGGCTGTTCACGCCGGCGGAGATCGCCGCCGTCGCGGTCGGCTTCCTCGCCGACGAGTCGGGACCGGTCAGCGGCCAGGTCTGCGACCTCGAACAATACCCTGTCATCGGCCGCAACCCGCTCAAGTACCTCGCCCCGAAGGCCCCCTCCCCATGACCGCATCCCCGCGCCCGCGGCTGGCAGCGTTTCCCAAGGCCTACATGCAGGCGCTGTGCCGCGACGGCAGCATGCGGCTGGCCGAGTGGATCGACCTCGCCGCGACGCTCGACCTCGACGGGCTCGAGTGGTACGCCGGGTTCCTCGAGATGGCCGACGCGGCCCGCTGGCCGGGATTCCGCCGGATGGTCGAGGAGCGCGGGATGACGATCCCGATGTTCTGCTGCTCCCCCGACTTCACCCATCCCGATGCCGGCTTCCGCCGCGCCCAGATCGAGCGGCAGATCCAGTGGATCGACACCGCCCACGCCCTGGGGGCGTCGTTCTGCCGCGTCCTCTCCGGCCAGCGCCGCCCGGAGCTGGCGGAGGCGGCGGGGCTCGACCTCGCCGCCGACTGCATCCGGGCCTGCCTGCCCCACGCCCGCAGCCGGGGCGTGACGCTCGTCCTCGAGAACCACTACAAGGACGACTTCTGGGACTATCCCGAGTTCGCCCAGCGGCGTGACGCCTTCGTCGGCCTCGTCGAGCGGATCCCGGACGCCGGGTTCGGCGTCAACTACGATCCTTCCAACGCCTACCTCGCCGGCGACGATCCGCTCGACCTGCTCCGCCGCGTCTCCCACCGCGTGGTCACGATGCACGCCAGCGACCGCTTCCTGATCGAGGGCACGCTCGACGACCTGCGCCGCGAGGAGGGGGGCAGCCAGGGCTACGCCCGCCGCCTCCGCCACGGCGAGATCGGAAAGGGACTCAACGACTACGACGCGATCTTCACCGAACTGCGTGCCCGAGGCTTCGCCGGGTGGATCAGCATCGAGGACGGCGTCGACGGCGTGGATCAGCTGGCCCGCAGCGTCATCTTCCTCCGTGGCAAGATCGCCGAATACTGGCCGGCCGGCGTCTGAGCGCCTGCTTCACCCGGCGAGGAGCGGGTGCGGCACCCCCTCGTTGAGCGTGGGTCGCTCGGGGCGCCCCTGCGCCATCCACACCAGCCGGCGATGATCGAGGCCGAGGATCCGCAGGATCGTCGCGTGGAGGTCGTGGACGTGCATCCGGTCCTCGACGGCGTGGAGGCCGAGCTCGTCGGTGGCACCGATCGTGACCCCACCGGGCACGCCGCCGCCGGCCATCCACATCGTGAATCCGGACGGGTTGTGGTCGCGGCCATTCCCTTTCTCGCTCATCGGCGTCCGCCCGAATTCGCCCCCCCAGACGACGAGCGTCGAGTCGAGCAGCCCGCGCTGGCGGAGGTCGGCGAGCAACCCGGCGATCGGCCGGTCGACCTTGCGGCACAGCTCGCCATGGTTCTTCTCGATCCCCGAATGGGCGTCCCATTTGCTGCCCGCGCCGTGGTACAGCTGCACGAACCGCACGCCGCGCTCCACGAGCCGCCGGGCGAGCAGGCAGGTGCGGCCGAACGGCGCGGTGACGTCGTCGTCGAGGCCGTAGAGGCGGTGGGTGGCGGCGGTCTCCGCGGCGAGATCGACGGCCGCCGGCGCCGCGGCCTGCATCCGGTGGGCCAACTCGTAGGTCCGGAGCCGGGCCGCGAGTTCGCTGTGGTCCGGAAAGGCCGCGGCCGCCCGGCCGTTGATCCGTCCGAGGAGGTCGAGCTTCCCCTCCTGGCGCTCCGCGAACAGACCGCGCGGCGCCGAGAGGTTGGGGATCGGCGGCGTGCCGCCGACGCGTGTTCCCTGGTAGACGGCCGGCATGAAGCCGGCGCCCCAGTTCCGCGGGCCGTTCACCACCTGCCCGTCGCTGTCCTGCATCACCACGAATGCCGGCAGGTCGGCGTTCTCGGTGCCGAGGCCGTACACGCACCATGCGCCGAGGCTCGGCCGGCCGCCGAGGACGGCGCCGGTGTTCATCTGGCAGACTCCGCCGGAATGGTTGATGCCGTCGGCGACGCAGGAGCGGATGATCGCCAACTCGTCGACATGTCCGGCGACGTGCGGCATCCAGTCGCTGACCCAGGCCCCGCACCGGCCGTGGCGCCGCCAGACGCGCTTGTCGGCGAGGAGCGGCGACTGGCTCTCCCCCATCGCCGTGATCGGCGGTGCGAAGCTCGCCGGGATCCGCTCCCCGGCCAGATCGCGGAGCAGCGGCTTGGGGTCGAACAGGTCGAGGTGGCTCGGTCCCCCTTCCATGAACAGGAAGATCACGCTCCGTGCCCGCGCCGGATGATGCGGCAGGCGCGCGCCGAGTGGATCGTCGGCCTCCGCGTCGAGCGCCGCCAGCGCCGTCAGGCCGAAGCCGCAGCCCGCGGTCCGCAGCCAGTGGCGGCGGCCGCTGGGGGACGGTCCGATCGGTTCGCCGTCATTCGACATACAGGAAGTCGCTCGACGAGAGGAGGACGTGGCACAGATCGACGAGGGCCTCGTAGCGCGGGACGTCGGCCACCGGTGGCCGGCGGACGCCGGGGCGCTCGAGCGCCCGTTCCTGCCCGGAGGCATCGGCGAAGAACCCGGGGCGCTCCTCGAACGTCCAGTGCCCCACGACGCCGGGCACCGGCTCGGGGAGGAACTGCTCCCGCCCGAGCGCCGCGGCGGTGAGCCGGACGTCGTCGATCAGCCCCGCCCAGGGGGCGCCGGCGGTGCCGTCGCGCCCACCGATCGTGAACGGTGCCGTGCCGGTGAACGGCCCGGGCGCGGCGAGCGGCATCCGGCGCTCGACCGGCGCGGCATCGTTGTCGGAAAGGTCGAGGACGAAAAACAGCGCCTCGCCGGGGCCGCCCACGGCGGGGCGCACGCTGACGGCGATCGCGTAGGGGCGCTGCACCTCGAGGCGGATCTCGGGAGCGACCGTCTCCACGGCGCCGGTCCCGCCCGCCAGGTGGAGGACGAGCGACTGCGGCGCGAGCCGGCCCGTCGATCCGCTCACGCCCAGCGCCCACCCGCGCTCCTTGGCGTTGCCGTTCCAGGCGGCGGCGATCGTGCGCGGGGTGGCATCGCCGGCCACCGACTCGAGGAGCACCGCGGCCTCGAGCGTGAAGCCGTCGGGCGACGTCGCCGGGGCGGCTCCCGGCAGCGCCAGCACCGGCGCCTCCCCGGCGGGATCGAAGACCGCGGCGAGGCCATCGCGCTGCGGCATCCGCCGCGTGAATCCGGCCAGCTGCGTCGACGCATCGGCATCGAGCAGCCGCTGCTGGGCGGCGAGGAACGCCGCCGCCTCCGCGACCGCGGCCGCCGGCGGCTCGCGTCCGGTGGCGCGCCGCAGGGCGGCGGCGGCGCGGTCGGCGTCGGCGCCCGGCCCGGCGGCCGAGTCGCGCTCGATCGCCAGCGCCAGCGCCCGGGCGCGGGCGAGGAGCCATTCGCCGTTGACGAGGAACAGGGCCTGCGTCGCGGTCGTGGTGGCCTCGCGCCGCGCGCAGCTGGCGTAGCCGTCGGGGGCGTCGAACGCCTCGCCGAGAGCGTCGCGCGTGTTGCGGAACGCGGTCACGTAGAGGCTGCGGCGCGGCGCCGTCGGCGGCACGCTCGGGCCGCCGACCGTCGGTTCGAGCTCGCCCGACACGGCGAGGGCCGCGTCGCGGACCTGGTCGGCGTCGAGCCGGCGGCAATCCTGGCGCCACCAGAGGCGGTTGTCGGGGTCGACGGCACGGCCACGGGCGACGGCCGGATCGTCGGCAGCGAGGCGCGAGGTGCGGCGGTAGGCGGCGCTGGTGAGGATCAGGCGTTCGAGCCGGGCGACGTCCCAGCCCGATTCGACGAGTTCGACCGCGAGCCAATCGAGCAGCTCGGGATGGTCGGGAGCGCCGCCGAGACGGCCGAAGTCGCTGGCATTGGCAGCGAGCCCGCGGCCGAAGTGCCACTGCCAGACGCGGTTGGCGACGACGCGCGGCGTGAGCGGATTGGCCGCCGAGGTCAGCCACTCCGCCAGCGCCCGGCGCCGACCGGTCGACCCGCGCCTGCCCGGCGCGGCGGTGATCGGCTCGATCGTCGCGCCCGTGCCGCCGAGGACCGCGGGCACGCCCGGCTCGACCGGGCCCCCGCCGGGAATCCGCGTCGGCGGAGCGCGGGGGCCGACGTCACCGGCGACCGCAGCCAGCGCCGGCGCCGGCGGCTTGTCGGCGGCGTGCTCCTTCTCGAACGCGGCCAATTCCTCCGTGAGCCACTGGTGCCAGCGCTGGTCCTCACCCCCGAGCCCGGGCGGCGTGAACTTCAACTGCCGGGAGGCGAGGCGCACGATCTGCTCCTCCCAGGGCGCGCGGCGCTGCGGCTCGCGGAGGATCATCTCCTGCGTCGATTCAGGGAAGCGCGACAGGGGCAGTTGGCCGGCCCACGCCGCCGGGAACCGCGCGCCCTCCTCGATGGTCGCCAGCCTCGCACGGTACTCGGCCACCCGGGCCGCGTAGGCCTGCTGCGCCGCGGTCAACGCCGGCGTGCCCGGAGGATCGACGACGGCATCGTCGCGCCAGTCGAGCGCGGCGAAGAACGCCTGGAGGCGGTAGTAGTCGGCCTGCGGAACGGGATCGAACTTGTGGTCGTGGCAGCGGGCGCAGCCCATCCCCGTCGCCAGGAAGACGTCGCCGGCGACGTCTGTGACCTCGGTGAGGATCGCCGTCCATTGGCCGACGGCGTCCACCTGGTTGTATTCGTACGGGGTCTGCCGGAGGAAGCCGGTCGCGACCAGGGCGGCCGGATCCTGCGGCGCGATCTCGTCGCCGGCGATCTGCCACTGCAAGAACCGGTCGAACGGCATGTTGGCCGCGAACGCACCGACGACGAAGTCGCGGTAGCGCCAGACGGTGGGCCGGAAGGCATCCTGCCGGTACCCGTCACTCTCGGCGTAGCGCGCCAGGTCGAGCCAATGCCGCGCCATCCGCTCGCCGCGGCGCGGATCGGCGAGGAGCCGATCGACGAGCCGCTCGGAGGCGTCGGGAGCCGGATCGGCGGCGAAGGCCGCGGTCTCGACCGGTGTCGGAGGCACGCCGAGGAGGTCGAACGACAACCGCCGCACGAGCACGTCGGGCGCGGCCGGGCCGACCGGCACGAGCCCCGCGCCGGCGAGCGCGGCGTCGATGAACCGGTCGACCGGATGGTCGGTGGTGGCAGCGGTGGTCGGAGGCGGTAGCGGCGGACGCACGAGAGGGCGGTAGGCCCAGTGAGCGCGGTCGGCGGCCGTGATGCCGTCGCGCCACGAGCGCGGGCGCGGTCCCGCCGCGACGTCGTCCGCGGGGAGCCCGGCGGCGATCAGTTCGGCCGCCGGCGCGGTGCCCGTCCAGGGGGCCCCGGCAGCGATCCAGCTTTCGAGCGCGGCGATCTCCCCGTCTGCCAGCCGCCCGTCGGGGGGCATCGCGAGGCCGTCGTGGCGGACCGCCGCCACGAGCAAGCTCGCCGCCGGCTCGCCGGCGACGATCGCCGGCCCGGAATCCCCCCCACGGAGCAGGCCGACGAGCCCGTCGACGCGCAAGCCCCCCTTCTGTTCGCGTTCGCCGTGGCAGCGCTGGCAGCGCGCGACCAACAGCGGACGGACGTGGGCTTCGAAGTGCGAGAGCGCCGCGGCGGAGGTTCCCCCCGGAGGCGGCTCCGCGGCCGCGCCCGAGACAGCGACCACCAGCCCCGCCCAGCAGGCCGCGACCAGCGTCCAACTCGGCACATGACCGGCACGGGGGCGGGCGGTTCGGACCACGGCAAAGTCCTGTGGGGAATTACCTATTTTGGCCCGCGGGCCCCCGGCCGGCAATTTGACCTGCGGCGTCGGCCGCGGCGACAACGTCGGCCGCCGGCGTGCCATCGCGCCGCTCCCGCTTCCACCCCATTCCAGGGCCGTCGCCATGAGCTGCCTGCCGGTCATCCGAGTCGTCGGTCTCGCCCTGCTCCTCCTCCCTGCGGCGGCACCGGGGATCGAGGTCGTCGTCGGAGCGCCCGGCGGCCGCCATGGCCGGCAGCCCGATCCCGCCCTGGTCAACGAACCGTTCGCCGTCGCGTTCGACGCCGCCGGACGGCTCCACGGGGTCGAGTTCATGCGTGGCAACCGGCTGTTCCGCATACCGGCCGGGGGCGGGGCCCCGGAGTTCCTCGCCGGCACGTTCCACGTCACCGACACCAAGCAGCCGCCGTTTTCAGTCACCGCCGGCCCCGGAGCCGACCAGCGATTCCATGGCCTCCACGATCTGGCGATCGGTCGCGACGGCGCCGTCTACCTGGCCGACACGTTCAACCACGTGATCCGTGCGTTCGACCCGGCGTCGGGCACGGTACGGGTGCTCGCCGGCACCGGCGCGGCGGGCTCCGGCGGCGACGGGGGACCGGCGACGGCGGCCGCGTTCAACCAGCCCTACTGCTGCGCCCTGGAGCCAGACGGCCGTGGACTGCTCGTCTGCGACATCCGCAACGCGCGCCTCCGCCGGATCGACCTCGCCGCCGGCACGGTGACGACGGTGGCCGGAAACGGCACCGCGGGGCGCCCGCTCGACGGCGCGGTCGCGACCGAATCACCGCTGGCCGGTCCGCGGGCCGCCTGCCGGGCTCCCGACGGCACGATCTACCTGGCGCTGCGCGAGGGCAACGCGCTGGTGGCGATCCGCGACGGCCGGCTGCGGACGGTGGTCAACGCCGCCGGCCGGGCGGGCTACGGGGGCGACGGCGGCCCGGCGGCCGACGCCCTCCTCGCCGGGCCAAAGTACGTGGCGCTCGACGGCGCCGGCCGCGTGCTCGTGGTCGACACCGAGAACCATTGCATCCGGCGGTTCGATCCGCAGGCCGGCACGATCACGACGGTGGCCGGCGTGCCGACGCAGGCGGGCACTGCCGTCGGCGCCGACTGGCGCTCGACGCAGCTCGACCGCCCGCACGGTGCCGCGATCGACCCGCAGGGCAGGCTGGTCGTGGTCGACAGCGAGAACGACCGGATCCTCGCCGGCCCGGCCGACTGACCGGGTCGCGGCTCAGTCGCCCGGGCCGCGCCCCGCCAACGCCTCGAGGATCCCCTGGGCGTACAGCCGGTGCCCGTGGTCGTTGGGGTGGTTGAGGCCATTGCCGGTGAGATCGAACGTCTCCTTGGAACGCAGGTGCTCCTCCCACACCGTTGTCATGTCGACCAGCGCCACGCCCGGCGCGACGAGCGAGCGCAGCTCGTCGCGGTAGCGCGGGAACAT is drawn from Planctomycetota bacterium and contains these coding sequences:
- a CDS encoding DUF1553 domain-containing protein: MRNSRLPRMNSTPWSRPAASNATANGSLTRAGSGCRPWRPPGAPTTTSIPGAAAGRRSRARPTTRMTGRQLMATALEWGGSGSGAMARRRPTLSPRPTPQVKLPAGGPRAKIGNSPQDFAVVRTARPRAGHVPSWTLVAACWAGLVVAVSGAAAEPPPGGTSAAALSHFEAHVRPLLVARCQRCHGEREQKGGLRVDGLVGLLRGGDSGPAIVAGEPAASLLVAAVRHDGLAMPPDGRLADGEIAALESWIAAGAPWTGTAPAAELIAAGLPADDVAAGPRPRSWRDGITAADRAHWAYRPLVRPPLPPPTTAATTDHPVDRFIDAALAGAGLVPVGPAAPDVLVRRLSFDLLGVPPTPVETAAFAADPAPDASERLVDRLLADPRRGERMARHWLDLARYAESDGYRQDAFRPTVWRYRDFVVGAFAANMPFDRFLQWQIAGDEIAPQDPAALVATGFLRQTPYEYNQVDAVGQWTAILTEVTDVAGDVFLATGMGCARCHDHKFDPVPQADYYRLQAFFAALDWRDDAVVDPPGTPALTAAQQAYAARVAEYRARLATIEEGARFPAAWAGQLPLSRFPESTQEMILREPQRRAPWEEQIVRLASRQLKFTPPGLGGEDQRWHQWLTEELAAFEKEHAADKPPAPALAAVAGDVGPRAPPTRIPGGGPVEPGVPAVLGGTGATIEPITAAPGRRGSTGRRRALAEWLTSAANPLTPRVVANRVWQWHFGRGLAANASDFGRLGGAPDHPELLDWLAVELVESGWDVARLERLILTSAAYRRTSRLAADDPAVARGRAVDPDNRLWWRQDCRRLDADQVRDAALAVSGELEPTVGGPSVPPTAPRRSLYVTAFRNTRDALGEAFDAPDGYASCARREATTTATQALFLVNGEWLLARARALALAIERDSAAGPGADADRAAAALRRATGREPPAAAVAEAAAFLAAQQRLLDADASTQLAGFTRRMPQRDGLAAVFDPAGEAPVLALPGAAPATSPDGFTLEAAVLLESVAGDATPRTIAAAWNGNAKERGWALGVSGSTGRLAPQSLVLHLAGGTGAVETVAPEIRLEVQRPYAIAVSVRPAVGGPGEALFFVLDLSDNDAAPVERRMPLAAPGPFTGTAPFTIGGRDGTAGAPWAGLIDDVRLTAAALGREQFLPEPVPGVVGHWTFEERPGFFADASGQERALERPGVRRPPVADVPRYEALVDLCHVLLSSSDFLYVE
- a CDS encoding DUF1501 domain-containing protein, which produces MSNDGEPIGPSPSGRRHWLRTAGCGFGLTALAALDAEADDPLGARLPHHPARARSVIFLFMEGGPSHLDLFDPKPLLRDLAGERIPASFAPPITAMGESQSPLLADKRVWRRHGRCGAWVSDWMPHVAGHVDELAIIRSCVADGINHSGGVCQMNTGAVLGGRPSLGAWCVYGLGTENADLPAFVVMQDSDGQVVNGPRNWGAGFMPAVYQGTRVGGTPPIPNLSAPRGLFAERQEGKLDLLGRINGRAAAAFPDHSELAARLRTYELAHRMQAAAPAAVDLAAETAATHRLYGLDDDVTAPFGRTCLLARRLVERGVRFVQLYHGAGSKWDAHSGIEKNHGELCRKVDRPIAGLLADLRQRGLLDSTLVVWGGEFGRTPMSEKGNGRDHNPSGFTMWMAGGGVPGGVTIGATDELGLHAVEDRMHVHDLHATILRILGLDHRRLVWMAQGRPERPTLNEGVPHPLLAG
- a CDS encoding TIM barrel protein, which translates into the protein MRLAEWIDLAATLDLDGLEWYAGFLEMADAARWPGFRRMVEERGMTIPMFCCSPDFTHPDAGFRRAQIERQIQWIDTAHALGASFCRVLSGQRRPELAEAAGLDLAADCIRACLPHARSRGVTLVLENHYKDDFWDYPEFAQRRDAFVGLVERIPDAGFGVNYDPSNAYLAGDDPLDLLRRVSHRVVTMHASDRFLIEGTLDDLRREEGGSQGYARRLRHGEIGKGLNDYDAIFTELRARGFAGWISIEDGVDGVDQLARSVIFLRGKIAEYWPAGV
- a CDS encoding SDR family oxidoreductase, translated to MRLADKVVIVTGSATGIGRAIALRAAAEGARVVVHGLEPDLVAGVVAAVGAADGVARGVGHVGELTEAHCPRTLVDLAVDHFGRLDAVVNNAAAVVTGDVRSTDAALFERVMRVNALVPLLLVQAALPALAATRGAVLNIGSINAWSGEPNLLPYSMSKGALATLTRNLGDVLFREEGIRVNQINPGWVLTENESSRKRSQGFEAEWERRIPREFAPSGRLFTPAEIAAVAVGFLADESGPVSGQVCDLEQYPVIGRNPLKYLAPKAPSP